A part of Lampris incognitus isolate fLamInc1 chromosome 21, fLamInc1.hap2, whole genome shotgun sequence genomic DNA contains:
- the LOC130131514 gene encoding calcipressin-1-like isoform X1, whose amino-acid sequence MQQSENSGEEATVDVQFTDLPNALIACKVPEDLFNVSSLKASFEALFRSFDPEVQFQYFKSFRRVRISFHDALAAAEARLRLHKSDFNGKEMRLYFAQSVHIGSPRLEPPKPDKQFLISPPASPPVGWEQSQDATPVINYDLLCAISKLGPGDKYELHTATPTTPSVVVHVCEDEQGDSSGPDDSDHDDKPRPPRPKIIQTRRPDYTPSVKQ is encoded by the exons ATGCAGCAGTCTGAGAATAGCGGTGAGGAGGCGACGGTAGACGTCCAGTTTACCGATCTACCCAACGCCTTAATCGCTTGCAAAGTCCCAGAGGATCTGTTCAATGTCAGCAGCTTGAAG gccagctttgaGGCGCTGTTCCGGTCCTTTGACCCGGAGGTCCAGTTCCAGTACTTCAAGTCGTTCCGCCGGGTCAGGATCAGTTTCCATGATGCTCTGGCGGCGGCCGAGGCAAGGCTCCGACTGCACAAGAGTGACTTCAACGGCAAAGAGATGAGACTCTATTTTGCCCAG TCCGTCCACATTGGAAGTCCCCGACTGGAGCCTCCCAAGCCTGACAAACAGTTCCTAATCTCCCCACCTGCCTCTCCTCCAGTCGGGTGGGAGCAGTCTCAAGACGCGACTCCTGTTATCAACTACGACCTTCTCTGTGCCATCTCCAAACTGGGACCAG GTGACAAGTACGAGCTTCACACAGCCACCCCGACAACCCCTAGTGTGGTTGTACACGTGTGCGAGGATGAGCAGGGCGACAGCTCGGGTCCCGACGATAGCGACCACGATGATAAGCCCCGCCCACCGCGCCCAAAAATCATCCAGACACGACGCCCGGACTACACTCCCAGCGTCAAGCAGTGA
- the LOC130131514 gene encoding calcipressin-1-like isoform X2 has translation MHIKTTKCNHYCLVASVTSQEVFDHLEPRASFEALFRSFDPEVQFQYFKSFRRVRISFHDALAAAEARLRLHKSDFNGKEMRLYFAQSVHIGSPRLEPPKPDKQFLISPPASPPVGWEQSQDATPVINYDLLCAISKLGPGDKYELHTATPTTPSVVVHVCEDEQGDSSGPDDSDHDDKPRPPRPKIIQTRRPDYTPSVKQ, from the exons ATGCACATCAAGACCACTAAATGTAATCACTACTGTCTGGTCGCCTCTGTGACCAGCCAGGAAGTGTTTGACCACCTGGAGCCACGG gccagctttgaGGCGCTGTTCCGGTCCTTTGACCCGGAGGTCCAGTTCCAGTACTTCAAGTCGTTCCGCCGGGTCAGGATCAGTTTCCATGATGCTCTGGCGGCGGCCGAGGCAAGGCTCCGACTGCACAAGAGTGACTTCAACGGCAAAGAGATGAGACTCTATTTTGCCCAG TCCGTCCACATTGGAAGTCCCCGACTGGAGCCTCCCAAGCCTGACAAACAGTTCCTAATCTCCCCACCTGCCTCTCCTCCAGTCGGGTGGGAGCAGTCTCAAGACGCGACTCCTGTTATCAACTACGACCTTCTCTGTGCCATCTCCAAACTGGGACCAG GTGACAAGTACGAGCTTCACACAGCCACCCCGACAACCCCTAGTGTGGTTGTACACGTGTGCGAGGATGAGCAGGGCGACAGCTCGGGTCCCGACGATAGCGACCACGATGATAAGCCCCGCCCACCGCGCCCAAAAATCATCCAGACACGACGCCCGGACTACACTCCCAGCGTCAAGCAGTGA